One window of the Colletotrichum destructivum chromosome 6, complete sequence genome contains the following:
- a CDS encoding Putative tetratricopeptide-like helical domain superfamily, whose amino-acid sequence MLSTMPMATESFYGRNAELREMQTALDPSKPGRKSLLIYGMGGSGKTQLTLRHIQQEGTRYSAVIWINGSTQEHAQRSFAEAAGFISSSWPRDLPIPYAGSDDLLMVSARLRLTLLTNWLLVIDSADNPEQGQLSSFIPTCPHGSVLITSTRLLKLHGFKPDRPMSMNGLDPQSSQDLLVEMSGRDEDDNDDRMLAREIGKELSGMPLAVEQAGALILDGEFSFADFLAAYKTEYTRLMENFTPSDESRVFTTILDMTYRSVEKNPQHLALLNLIGVLGPWQIPLDLLEGFSFASADSSDRMSDDIKALQSLLGHPNFLRVALRRLATLCVITLREEAGSVVGVMIHRVMCQWCLKKVTEAGKQDLILQAAYGLARGIHCPSSVINALECARNDQTIERKLAAPLLYCLTLLHLRVPRDDLDLSRGRLRDAYATIVTRAAWVNLSIGSVEKSKVYFLAAVEYDTLRNNELDRQWPADETSLVILWGLASAYHRSGDLKEAEETFGSAVELSKSLHGDEGEETRALSTRYVHVSKRKGVMSRHYQSAVVASASAKRAPSHLPGENSQDSTEDDWRSAPAGLVPSAASLDERGATLSESHDADLEDLKEKLSHFNWAEQNLLWNLCTVYDSSTRIRRATTDLVKVVDVENDVLTNVEMLLLGGADVKSKDIDLLHFESVTPLTGAVGTGSEPLVQFLLDKGADIDASDSFGYTPLILAVSIEHEGMVRLLIENGADKDAVTENGSNALKTACAQQSDVMVQMLLDHGAKPNVTAGGSETALMVACNKGSDAIA is encoded by the exons ATGTTGTCCACCATGCCAATGGCCACCGAGTCTTTCTACGGCCGCAACGCCGAGCTCAGGGAGATGCAGACAGCTCTTGACCCTTCTAAACCAGGTCGAAAAAGCCTTTTGATATACGGAATGGGCGGTTCCGGAAAGACGCAGCTCACGCTTCGCCACATACAACAAGAGGGGACCCGATACTCCGCCGTCATCTGGATCAACGGCTCGACGCAAGAACACGCCCAACGCTCGTTCGCAGAAGCTGCCGGGTTCATCTCTTCGAGCTGGCCGCGGGACCTGCCCATTCCCTACGCCGGCTCGGACGATTTGCTTATGGTATCTGCGAGGCTGCGCTTAACCCTTCTCACCAACTGGCTCCTGGTCATCGACAGTGCCGACAACCCGGAGCAGGGGCAGTTGTCGAGCTTCATACCCACATGCCCCCACGGTTCTGTTCTCATCACCAGCACCCGCCTTCTGAAACTACACGGCTTCAAGCCGGACAGGCCGATGAGCATGAATGGCCTCGATCCCCAAAGCTCGCAAGATCTCTTGGTAGAGATGAGTGGCCGGGATGAAGACGACAATGATG ATCGCATGCTTGCGCGGGAAATCGGCAAAGAGCTGAGCGGCATGCCGCTGGCAGTGGAGCAAGCCGGCGCCCTCATCCTTGACGGAGAGTTTTCCTTTgccgacttcctcgccgcTTACAAGACGGAGTACACGAGACTGATGGAGAATTTTACGCCATCCGACGAGAGCCGcgtcttcaccaccatcctAGATATGACGTACCGCTCCGTCGAGAAGAACCCTCAACACCTGGCTCTTCTCAATCTCATCGGCGTTCTTGGCCCGTGGCAGATCCCGCTCGACCTTCTGGAGGGCTTCAGCTTCGCCAGCGCTGATAGCTCTGACCGGATGAGCGACGACATCAAGGCTCTTCAGTCACTCCTGGGCCACCCAAACTTCCTCCGGGTAGCACTTCGGCGCCTCGCAACTCTCTGCGTGATTACCCTCAGAGAGGAAGCCGGGTCTGTCGTTGGCGTTATGATTCATAGAGTTATGTGTCAGTGGTGTTTGAAAAAGGTTACAGAGGCAGGAAAACAAGATCTGATACTGCAGGCAGCCTACGGTCTCGCAAGGGGCATCCACTGTCCATCGTCCGTCAT AAATGCTCTGGAATGTGCCAGGAACGACCAAACAATAGAGCGTAAGCTTGCGGCACCGCTCTTGTACTGTCTCACCCTCCTGCACTTGCGCGTTCCCAGGGACGACCTTGATCTGTCGCGTGGGCGTCTCCGCGACGCCTACGCCACCATCGTCACTCGGGCCGCCTGGGTCAACCTCAGCATAGGATCTGTAGAGAAGTCCAAGGTGTActtccttgccgccgtcgagtACGACACGCTGAGAAATAACGAACTGGACCGCCAGTGGCCGGCCGACGAGACATCTCTCGTCATACTCTGGGGTTTGGCTTCAGCGTATCACCGATCCGGCGATCTcaaagaggccgaggagactTTTGGATCGGCTGTCGAGTTGTCCAAATCCCTAcacggcgacgaaggcgaagaaaCGCGTGCTCTATCGACTCGCTACGTCCATGTCTCAAAGAGGAAGGGCGTCATGTCGAGACATTACCAGTCGGCAGTGGTAGCATCGGCGAGTGCCAAACGTGCTCCTTCCCACTTGCCTGGAGAAAATAGTCAAGACTCAACAGAGGATGATTGGAGGTCTGCACCGGCTGGTCTAGTACCCTCGGCCGCGAGTCTGGATGAACGGGGTGCCACATTATCGGAATCTCACGACGCGGACCTGGAGGATTTGAAAGAGAAACTCTCGCATTTCAATTGGGCAGAACAAAACCTCCTGTGGAATCTTTGCACCGTGTATGACTCGTCAACTCGGATAAGACGAGCAACAACCGATCTGGTCAAGGTGGTTGATGTCGAAAACGATGTGCTCACGAACGTCGAGATGCTGCTCCTCGGGGGTGCCGACGTTAAGTCCAAGGACATCGATCTGCTGCATTTTGAATCCGTCACACCTCTCACGGGTGCGGTTGGGACAGGCAGCGAGCCGTTAGTGCAGTTCCTTCTGGACAAGGGCGCAGATATAGATGCAAGCGACAGTTTTGGGTACACGCCTCTGATTCTGGCAGTGAGCATCGAGCACGAAGGCATGGTTCGTCTCCTGATCGAAAATGGGGCCGATAAAGACGCCGTCACTGAGAACGGCTCCAACGCCTTAAAGACGGCTTGCGCTCAACAATCGGACGTCATGGTTCAGATGCTGTTGGACCACGGAGCCAAACCGAACGTgacggccggcggcagcgaaaCAGCTCTCATGGTGGCTTGCAATAAAGGTTCAGACGCCATA GCTTGA
- a CDS encoding Putative ankyrin repeat-containing domain superfamily — translation MPLKTSAIARPFIMIEPSLRVRRAITANDALLVKRILKSHPRLLHNPDSSPEGLSNSNLHLAASLGHLAICQVLVDLGHESPEPALNEHHQTALMLAANAGHTDVVHFLCERTPDAILRRDVRWRDAIMEASRGGHDTVLQILLTYVPHGAQEAVQRADLDGNTALHFASSNGNLLVLRTLLAAGADAERRNAWSWTAMSYSATVQAEVYLKGLVTEVERRKMVRQEVEQLKNSVKGAAAIKAGGVRVVQEDIGVED, via the exons ATGCCGCTGAAGACCTCCGCCATCGCTCGAC CCTTCATCAT gATCGAACCCTCTCTTCGCGTGCGACGCGCCATCACGGCCAatgacgccctcctcgtTAAGCGCATCCTCAAATCTCACCCGCGCCTCCTCCACAACCCCGACAGCTCGCCTGAGGGCCTCTCCAACTCGAACCTCCACCTTGCCGCCTCgctcggccacctcgccATCTgccaggtcctcgtcgacctcggccacgaaTCCCCCGAACCAGCCCTCAACGAGCACCATCAGACGGCTCTGATgctcgccgccaacgccggccaCACGGACGTCGTCCACTTCCTCTGCGAGCGCACCCCTGACGCCATCCTGCGCCGCGACGTGCGCTGGCGTGACGCCATAATGGAGGCCAgccgcggcggccacgaCACCGTCCTGCAGATCCTGCTGACCTACGTGCCCCACGGCGCTCAGGAGGCCGTCCAgcgcgccgacctcgacggcaacACGGCCCTGCACTTCGCgagcagcaacggcaaccTGCTCGTCCTGCGCaccctgctcgccgccggagccgacgccgagcgccGCAACGCCTGGAGCTGGACCGCAATGTCGTACAGCGCCAccgtccaggccgaggtCTACCTCAAGGGCCTCGTCACCGAGGTCGAGCGCCGCAAGATGGTGAGGCAAGAGGTTGAGCAGCTCAAAAACTCGGTCAAGGGGGCCGCCGCtatcaaggccggcggcgtgcgCGTTGTCCAAGAGGATATCGGGGTGGAAGACTGA
- a CDS encoding Putative patatin-like phospholipase domain, Acyl transferase/acyl hydrolase/lysophospholipase: MITMLIRCTAWCGEIIPASAAQLEWFASDQRPTKNEATRRPFLIPKDSPKADTAEMASRPQPRILCLDGGGIRGLAEIRILKELMLQVRLQNSLDFTPEPAQCFDYICGTSTGGLVAVLIGRLGKTLDECEALFRDLGAKIFSGGSSWRTARLVLKGSQHNREGLADVIRSQAGQETLHEADASAGGHVPVAVISVSKTTGDEYLFRSYGVRAASEACSVVDACLATSAATTFFPSITIDGVEYVDGAFGKNNPSGVVLKELESVESPMRLANAVAEVGCFVSVGAGRPTFDRESDSFKSKITPKGITSITDAAKICVKIATNCHREHLDVEYRFKNAGRSDIYHRFDVDRGLESVELNEADENALKHIAAVTKAYLKSQQSSLEQCALMINPRPSM; encoded by the exons ATGATCACGATGCTAATTCGCTGCACCGCGTGGTGTGGTGAGATAATCCCTGCTTCTGCAGCTCAGCTCGAATGGTTCGCCTCCGACCAACGACCAACGAAGAACGAGGCTACGCGCCGGCCTTTCTTG ATTCCAAAAGACTCTCCCAAGGCCGACACCGCCGAAATGGCCAGCCGGCCCCAGCCCCGCATCCTctgcctcgacggcggcggcatccgcggcctcgccgagatccgcATCCTGAAGGAGCTGATGCTCCAAGTCCGGCTGCAGAACTCCCTGGACTTCACTCCCGAGCCGGCGCAGTGCTTCGACTACATCTGCGGCACGAGCAcgggcggcctcgtcgccgtgcTCATCGGCCGCCTGGGCAAGACGCTGGACGAGTGCGAGGCCCTGTTCAGGGACCTCGGCGCCAAGATCTTCTCGGGAGGTTCGTCgtggaggacggcgaggctCGTCCTCAAGGGCTCCCAGCACAACAGGGAAGGCCTGGCGGACGTCATCCGCAGCCAGGCCGGGCAAGAAACCCTCCACGAGGCGGATGCGTCCGCCGGTGGCCACGTCCCG gtcgccgtcatctccgTGTCGAAAACCACTGGAGATGAATACCTCTTCCGGAGCTACGGCGTCCGGGCCGCCAGCGAGGCCtgctccgtcgtcgacgcctgcCTGGCCACCTCCGCCGCGACCACATTCTTCCCTTCCATCACgatcgacggcgtcgagtaCGTCGACGGGGCCTTTGGGAAGAACAACCCCAGCGGCGTCGTTCTGAAGGAGCTCGAGTCCGTCGAGTCCCCGATGCGGTtggccaacgccgtcgcggaGGTCGGGTGCTTCGTGTCCGTTGGCGCAGGTCGCCCGACGTTTGATCGAGAGAGCGACTCGTTCAAATCCAAGATCACGCCGAAAGGGATCACGTCCATCACGGACGCCGCCAAAATCTGCGTCAAGATCGCGACCAATTGCCACAGAGAGCATCTGGACGTGGAGTACAG GTTCAAGAACGCTGGAAGGTCGGACATCTACCACCGGTTCGACGTCGACAGGGGCTTGGAGTCGGTGGAACTGAACGAAGCGGACGAGAATGCTCTGAAGCACATCGCGGCGGTCACAAAAGCCTATCTCAAGAGCCAGCAGAGCAGTCTGGAGCAATGTGCGCTGATGATCAACCCTAGACCGAGTATGTAA
- a CDS encoding Putative ACT-like domain-containing protein, with protein MAAPTGETSLQTLLSTLTTVLHPDTYVFVTLAPGADLPPLADVQLLFRESEGTTLVTTLQTAEARGWAYAFPSRMITLDVHSSLEAVGFMAVVATRLAARGMGVNPVSGYFHDHLFVPEGREAEAVEELRRLASESAGRGAA; from the coding sequence ATGGCCGCCCCCACCGGCGAGACGTCCCTCCAAACCCTCCTGTCAACGCTCACGACCGTACTCCACCCGGACACCTACGTCTTCGTGACCCTCGCCCCGGGCGCCGATCTGCCGCCCCTCGCCGACGTGCAGCTCCTCTTCCGCGAATCCGAGGGCACGACGCTCGTCACGACGCTccagacggccgaggcgcgcgGGTGGGCGTACGCGTTCCCGTCGCGCATGATCACGCTCGACGTGCACTCGAgcctcgaggcggtcgggttcatggccgtcgtcgccacgcGGCTCGCGGCCAGGGGCATGGGCGTCAACCCTGTCAGCGGCTACTTCCACGACCACCTGTTCGTGccggaggggagggaggccgaggcggtcgaggagctgaGGAGGCTGGCGTCGGAGTCGGCGGGGCGAGGGGCGGCGTGA
- a CDS encoding Putative alpha/beta hydrolase-1, producing MKLVSTFLLAAAVTALATPGKLLGTSDVQRNASGPGCGQNAGQLLQTAPTRYVSVNGTKLAYRRLGKHASGPPLLFLTHFRGSMDVLDPELVNAIAENREVILFDNAGVGHSDGVVPDSISAMAATTLGFLAEIDVPRADIVGFSMGGMVAQYIGMEHSEVANKLVLAGIRPGYGPDVVSTPPDAASGPGGEPDRQPTEEYNLGIFFYPSETSRAAGHSWWNRIYERRVPGEERKDFLVGDGVAAQLAAITAFASDPEMYARLANITAPVLVTSGHDDLLMGTANSFVLQQHLPDARLHVYPDSAHAHLFQFPLDYAAQLELFLRG from the exons ATGAAGCTCGTCTCGACATTCCTGCTTGCAGCGGCAGTAACAGCCTTGGCCACTCCTGG CAAGCTTCTCGGGACTTCCGATGTCCAGCGGAACGCATCGGGCCCCGGGTGCGGCCAGAACGCAGGCCAGCTGCTCCAAACAGCGCCGACCAGATACGTCTCGGTCAACGGCACCAAGCTGGCctaccgccgcctcgggaAACACGCCTCCGGACCGCCACTCCTCTTCCTCACCCACTTCCGCGGGAGCATGGACGTGCTCGATCCGGAACTcgtcaacgccatcgccgagaaccGCGAGGTGATTCTGTTCGacaacgccggcgtcggccacagcgacggcgtcgtgccGGACTCGATCAgcgccatggcggccacgACCCTgggcttcctcgccgagatTGACGTCCCCAGGGCTGACATCGTGGGTTTCTCGatgggcggcatggtcgCGCAGTACATCGGCATGGAACACTCCGAAGTGGCGAACAAGCTGGTGCTCGCTGGCATCCGTCCGGGATACGGCCCCGACGTggtctcgacgccgccggacGCCGCATCCGGACCTGGAGGCGAGCCCGACAGACAGCCGACGGAGGAGTAcaacctcggcatcttcttctACCCGTCCGAGACCAGCAGGGCCGCCGGTCACTCGTGGTGGAACAGAATCTACGAGCGCCGCGTCCCGGGCGAAGAGAGGAAAgacttcctcgtcggcgatggtgtcGCCGCGCAGCTGGCCGCCATCACGGCCTTCGCCTCCGATCCCGAGATGTACGCCCGgctcgccaacatcaccgCCCCGGTGCTGGTGACCAGCGGGCACGACGATCTTTTGATGGGGACGGCCAACAGTTTCGTCTTGCAGCAGCACTTGCCTGACGCGCGGCTGCACGTGTATCCCGACTCGGCCCACGCTCATCTGTTCCAGTTCCCGCTGGACTATGCCGCGCAGCTGGAGCTTTTCCTGCGAGGTTGA
- a CDS encoding Putative NADH:flavin oxidoreductase/NADH oxidase, aldolase-type TIM barrel, translating into MAPRRFAAEDADPTPLAEPLRFAFSGRTAKNRFLKASMSERLATWDAAHPEDRGVPTPELINVYRRWGEGGFGVILSGNVMLDYDQLQAAGNPIIPPAAPFEGERFERFQKLAEAAKRHGSLVLAQLSHPGRQVTANINPHPISASDVQIEGEVMGMTFGKPRAMDKADIKRVVDGFAHAAEYVHRAGFDGVELHGAHGYLLAQFLSPATNKRTDEYGGSLANRARIIVEVADAIRERVADPGFSLGIKVNSVEFQDGGFSTDDCRALCAMLEGRGFDFVELSGGTYQNLAFQHKRESTRRREAFFLDFAEAIIPALDKTKVYVTGGLRTTAAMVRALETVHGIGLARPVCNEFDLPRILLEGTAKSAIETLLGEDNFVLTNSLASTQMRLVGQDKEPLDVSQEKGKDVFEKLLAKWSQQMANNAEKSKHSTRL; encoded by the exons ATGGCGCCCAGGAGattcgccgccgaggatgcgGACCCCACGCCGCTCGCGGAGCCTCTCCGGTTTGCCTTCTCGGGCAGAACGGCCAAGAACCGCTTCCTGAAGGCGTCCATGTCGGAGCGCCTGGCGACATGGGACGCCGCGCACCCCGAGGACCGCGGCGTGCCGACGCCCGAACTCATCAACGTCTACCGCCGCTGGGGCgagggcggcttcggcgtcatCCTCTCGGGCAACGTCATGCTCGACTACGACCAGctccaggccgccggcaacCCCATTATCCCGCCCGCGGCGCCCTTCGAGGGCGAGCGCTTCGAACGCTTCCAaaagctcgccgaggccgccaagagACACGGcagcctcgtcctcgcgcaGCTGAgccaccccggccgccaggtcaccgccaacatcaaccCGCACCCCATCTCGGCGAGCGACGTGCAgatcgagggcgaggtcaTGGGCATGACGTTTGGCAAACCGCGCGCCATGGACAAGGCGGACATCAAGAGGGTTGTGGACGGCTTCGCGCACGCCGCCGAGTACGTGCATAGGGCGGGCTTTGACGGAGTCGAGCTGCACGGCGCACA CGGCTACCTTCTCGCGCAGTTCCTCTCGCCGGCGACCAACAAGCGGACGGACGAGTACGGCGGGTCGCTCGCCAACCGGGCGcgcatcatcgtcgaggtggccgacgccatccgcgAGCGCGTGGCGGACCCGGGCTTCAGCCTCGGCATCAAGGTCAACAGCGTCGAGTTCCAGGACGGCGGCTTCAGCACCGACGACTGCCGGGCGCTGTGCGCGATGCTCGAGGGCCGCGGCTTCGACTTTGTCGAGCTGTCGGGCGGCACGTATCAGAACCTCGCGTTCCAGCACAAGCGCGAGTCCACAAGGCGGCGcgaggccttcttcctcgacttcgccgaggccatcatcccCGCGCTCGACAAGACCAAAGTGTACGTCACGGGCGGGCTGcgcacgacggcggccatggtgagGGCGCTCGAGACGGTGCACGGCATCGGGCTGGCGCGGCCGGTGTGTAACGAGTTCGACCTGCCGCGGATCCTGCTCGAGGGCACGGCCAAGAGCGCCATCGAGACgctgctcggcgaggacaaTTTTGTACTGACAAACTCGCTGGCCAGTACGCA GATGCGCCTCGTAGGCCAGGACAAGGAGCCGCTCGACGTCAGCcaggagaagggcaaggacgtGTTTGAGAAGTTGCTGGCCAAGTGGTCCCAGCAGATGGCGAACAACGCCGAGAAGTCCAAGCATTCCACAAGACTGTAG
- a CDS encoding Putative NAD-dependent epimerase/dehydratase, NAD(P)-binding domain superfamily, translating to MAKSLVTGGTGFIGLYVVKLLLERGHRVHTTVRSLKNTAKCKPLLDLQAQYPNSLSLFEADLLENGSFRKAMEDCEVVYHIASPFLVPQQIKDGLKDCVEPALQGTKSVLESANKVESVKRVVLTSSVAAMYGDNADVLKENNGTLTESCWNSTSSRLQDRWSLVVVNPGMVLGPSLTPESVSGSHFMLEALFRGDNRMGCADLSWPLVDVRDVAEAHVMAGEDVSATGRYIVSGDRTVSLLEMADLVRPVHRNPRALPGRNLPKLMVYMAGPFIGITKKWTDANVGIPFKVDNSRSIEQLGMKYRSAEEACRSFYESWQKKQKVC from the exons ATGGCCAAGTCGCTTGTTaccggcggcaccggcttCATTGGCCTGTACGTTGtcaagctcctcctcgaacgCGGCCACCGCGTCCACACCACGGTCCGCAGCCTGAAGAACACCGCCAAGTGCAAGCCGCTGCTGGACCTGCAGGCGCAGTACCCCAATAGTCTGTCCCTGTTCGAggccgacctcctcgagaACGGGTCTTTCCGCAAGGCCATGGAGGACTGTGAGGTGGTGTATCACATCGCCTCGCCATTCCTGGTGCCTCAGCAGATCAAGGACGGACTCAAGGACTGCGTCGAGCCGGCTCTCCAAGGCACCAAGTCTGTCCTGGAGTCCGCCAACAAAGTCGAGAGTGTCAAGCGTGTTGTCTTGACATCTTCAG TGGCCGCAATGTATGGGGACAACGCCGACGTCCTCAAAGAGAACAACGGCACCCTCACCGAGTCCTGCTGGAATTCGACCAGCAGC CGGCTCCAGGACCGGTGGTCCCTCGTGGTCGTCAACCCGGGCATGGTCCTCGGCCCCTCGCTCACGCCCGAGTCCGTGTCGGGGAGCCACTTCATGCTCGAGGCCCTGTTCCGCGGCGACAACCGTATGGGCTGCGCCGACCTCTCGTGGCCGCTGGTCGATGTCAGGGACGTGGCTGAGGCGCACGTCATGGCCGGGGAGGACgtgtcggcgacggggcgGTACATCGTCTCGGGCGACCGCACCGTCAGCctgttggagatggcggacCTGGTGAGGCCGGTTCATCGGAACCCCAGAGCCCTGCCCGGTCGGAATCTGCCCAAGTTGATGGTATACATGGCGGGGCCGttcatcggcatcaccaaGAAGTGGACGGACGCCAACGTCGGGATTCCCTTCAAGGTGGACAATAGCCGGAGTATCGAGCAGTTGGGGATGAAGTACCGCTCGGCCGAAGAAGCGTGCCGTTCGTTTTACGAATCGTGGCAGAAGAAACAGAAGGTCTGCTAG
- a CDS encoding Putative ankyrin repeat-containing domain superfamily, whose product MDMAVTGQQTKIRTLLYGGADVNVANDDGNTALMMAARSGHAESVDLLLKNGAEAEAVNNDGETALVVAVRSGDREAVGTLLRNGANIEAMTKDGGTAFDLASDEMYEFMERVLLGVGGPQESSS is encoded by the coding sequence ATGGATATGGCGGTGACAGGACAGCAAACTAAGATCCGGACGCTTCTGTACGGCGGCGCAGACGTGAACGTGGCTAACGACGACGGAAACACGGCCCTTATGATGGCTGCTCGAAGTGGCCACGCAGAATCCGTTGATCTGTTACTGAAGAATGGCGCAGAAGCTGAAGCCGTAAATAACGACGGTGAGACGGCGCTGGTTGTTGCCGTTCGGAGTGGCGATAGGGAGGCGGTCGGGACGCTTCTGCGGAACGGCGCGAACATTGAGGCAATGACCAAAGATGGCGGCACTGCGTTTGACCTGGCTTCTGACGAGATGTATGAGTTCATGGAGCGGGTACTGTTGGGTGTCGGGGGCCCACAGGAGTCGTCTTCCTGA
- a CDS encoding Putative Cellulose-binding domain, fungal, Cellulose-binding domain superfamily, protein MPSFSSTATLLALAATSALALVPTSAKSDLDGSVWKALEGQSPAVVGPQRRNRPVKRQSGWNPPAALAAPLAEVWDHCEKTYDGTIESYKGWGWDQVVANNGSLNICVRWDSTAPVTAAQRTKIASVYAAQYQKWFKWAYGFDGFPYTNIDVNVVGWAVRDAALLQGSTDGIDVYTTYKDPDGVPACAVGCERAAHVDGDFSGCEAGEGRHFDQSLWLTDGLEGGFGSYWGQQIGREYLLNNIDSENVHILLHEMGHSFGLDDFYDWTPTGQNKFIMLAGASMEITEFDGWMYRNWWYELSKNRGWTKSTTSNSGAAASASASASASASAAPIVKENAAASPTSAPVATSAPAVSPAPTTVEQSDAEDSYAAESGVTVGRWAQCGGSGYSGATACAAGLTCTKTNQWYSQCL, encoded by the exons ATGCCGTCCTTCAGCTCGACCGCGaccctccttgccctcgcggccacctcggccctggccctggtcCCGACCTCCGCCAAGTCCGACCTCGATGGCTCCGTCTGgaaggccctcgagggccagtcccccgccgtcgtcggcccgCAGCGCCGCAACCGCCCCGTCAAGCGCCAGTCCGGCTGGaacccgcccgccgcgctCGCGGCGCCGCTCGCCGAGGTCTGGGATCACTGCGAGAAGACGTACGACGGCACCATCGAGAGCTACAAgggctggggctgggacCAGGTCGTCGCCAACAACGGCTCCCTCAACATCTGCGTCCGCTGGGACTCGACCGCCCCGGTCACCGCGGCGCAGCGCACCAAGATCGCCAGCGTCTACGCGGCGCAGTACCAGAAGTGGTTCAAGTGGGCCTACGGCTTCGACGGGTTCCCCTACACCAACATCgacgtcaacgtcgtcggctggGCCGTCCGCGACGCGGCGCTGCTCCAGGGGTCCACGGACGGCATCGACGTGTACACGACCTACAAGGACCCGGACGGCGTGCCCGCGTGCGCCGTCGGCTGCGAGCGCGCGGCCCACGTCGACGGGGACTTTAGCGGCtgcgaggcgggcgagggccggCACTTTGACCAGTCGCTGTGGCTGACGGACGGGCTCGAGGGCGGGTTCGGATCGTACTGGGGCCAGCAGATCGGGCGGGAGTATCTGCTGAACAACATCGACTCGGAGAACGTCCATATCCTTCTGCACGAGATG GGCCACTCGTTTGGCCTGGATGATT TCTATG ACTGGACGCCGACCGGCCAGAACAAGTTCATCATGCTCGCGGGCGCCTCCATGGAGATCACCGAGTTCGATGGCTGGATGTACCGCAACTGGTGGTACGAGCTCTCCAAGAACCGCGGCTGGACCaagtcgacgacctcgaactcgggcgccgccgcctccgcttcCGCCTCCGCTTCCGCCTCCGCATCCGCCGCGCCGATCGTCAAGGAaaacgccgccgcgagcCCCACTTCGGCACCCGTCGCGACTTCCGCTCCCGCCGTCTCCCCCGCCCCCACCACCGTTGAGCAATCCGATGCCGAGGACTCTTACGCTGCCGAGTCCGGTGTCACCGTCGGCAGGTGGGCGCAGTGCGGTGGAAGCGGGTACAGCGGCGCGACTGCCTGCGCCGCCGGACTGACCTGCACCAAGACCAACCAGTGGTACTCGCAGTGTCTGTGA